From Medicago truncatula cultivar Jemalong A17 chromosome 7, MtrunA17r5.0-ANR, whole genome shotgun sequence, a single genomic window includes:
- the LOC25480293 gene encoding WAT1-related protein At3g28050, whose amino-acid sequence MALRYCYKDLVPFGAMVTMECINVALNTLFKAATVKGMSYHVFVVYAYAVAAFVLLPAPFISIRSRVLPPLSKPILCKIGLLGLIGSSSQIMGYTGISFSSPTLSSAISNLVPAFTFLLAIIFRMEKVAIKSLSSQAKVVGTIVSISGAFIVTLYIGPPIMIALRSSNSLHQTLKSSSDQSWAIGGLLLTAEYILVPLWYIVQVQIMKVYPNELTVIFYYNLCVSIIAGIVGVISEPNASAWKIGFDTSLASILCSGIFGSFLNNTVHAYVLRIKGAVYVAMFKPLSIVIAVAMGVVFLGDTLHLGSLIGATIISIGFYTVMWGKAKEEVVEDVSGHETQTTQNVPLLQSYETDRVQKKMDANV is encoded by the exons ATGGCACTAAGATATTGTTACAAGGATTTGGTTCCTTTTGGTGCCATGGTTACCATGGAATGCATCAACGTTGCCTTGAATACTTTGTTCAAAGCTGCTACTGTGAAAGGAATGAGTTACCATGTCTTTGTTGTTTATGCTTATGCTGTTGCTGCTTTTGTTCTCCTTCCAGCACCCTTCATCTCCATAAG ATCAAGAGTGCTTCCTCCTCTTAGTAAACCAATACTATGCAAAATTGGTCTTCTTGGGTTGATCGG AAGTTCATCTCAAATCATGGGTTATACAGGTATTAGTTTCAGTTCTCCTACTCTTTCCTCAGCCATCAGCAACTTGGTGCCAGCTTTTACCTTCTTGCTTGCCATCATTTTCAG GATGGAAAAAGTGGCTATAAAAAGTTTAAGTAGTCAAGCCAAGGTGGTGGGTACCATAGTATCTATATCAGGAGCATTTATAGTGACACTATACATAGGACCACCAATCATGATTGCTCTTAGATCTTCAAATTCACTTCATCAAACTCTTAAATCATCATCAGATCAAAGCTGGGCCATTGGTGGCCTTCTACTTACAGCTGAGTATATATTAGTTCCCTTATGGTACATTGTACAG GTTCAAATTATGAAGGTTTATCCAAATGAACTAACAGTGATCTTCTATTACAACCTATGTGTAAGCATTATAGCTGGAATTGTAGGTGTGATTAGTGAGCCAAATGCAAGTGCATGGAAAATAGGGTTTGATACATCACTTGCTTCCATCCTTTGCTCG GGAATTTTCGGATCATTCTTGAACAATACAGTTCACGCATATGTACTACGTATAAAGGGGGCTGTATATGTTGCAATGTTCAAACCACTCTCAATTGTCATTGCTGTTGCCATGGGAGTTGTGTTCCTTGGTGATACTCTCCACCTTGGAAG TTTAATTGGAGCCACAATAATATCAATTGGGTTTTATACTGTAATGTGGGGTAAAGCAAAAGAAGAGGTGGTTGAAGATGTCTCGGGCCACGAAACACAAACTACACAGAATGTTCCTCTCTTGCAAAGCTATGAAACTGATAGAGTACAAAAGAAAATGGATGCAAATGTATAA
- the LOC25480294 gene encoding sister chromatid cohesion protein DCC1: MEPEPQQTSGGAETLRHMSPGSSISVAYHPDFGSHDDLIILELDEKLIPDVLNERMVLRGQPDEDAVLCTESKTYAMKFVGTSNSVLLVPPANQSESYENQQKNNSNTSEEKVVASVLKVVPGSMELIEVSPRLDKLKLLLSENTYRFDENDMENLEEIQESRSGLYNWNDLIENIQASDEELRVGLQALSAVEINGYWRLVDENYMDMILEMLLKNLVLNDWSLNALNEDEVVNMLESDGFPKVLARHCLHVYAKKVKENDCMQSGVWKLDEKRVCIHYAREILKGGKRKLENFMEEWRKKTPDEMHPTFDLMEGEVLTEKIGVETWVRAFRVSSLPSTPAERFSILFRERAKWEWKDLQPYIRDLDVPGLSAEGLLLKYTRKTQPSANDDPIFSAR, from the exons ATGGAACCAGAACCACAGCAGACTTCAGGAGGAGCGGAAACACTTAGACATATGTCACCTGGATCATCGATTTCTGTTGCATATCACCCTGATTTTGGATCTCATGATGATCTCATAATTCTAGAGCTGGATGAGAAACTGATCCCAGATGTTTTGAATGAAAG GATGGTCTTAAGAGGACAGCCTGACGAAGACGCAGTTCTTTGTACTGAATCAAAAACATACGCTATGAAGTTTGTTGGTACTTCCAATTCTGTTTTGCTTGTACCACCAGCAAATCAATCAGAATCGTATGAAAATCAACAGAAGAACAATAGTAATACTAGTGAAGAAAAAGTTGTTGCAAGTGTACTAAAAGTTGTACCTGGTAGTATGGAGCTTATTGAGGTTTCCCCCAGACTTGATAAACTTAAATTGCTCCTTTCAGAGAACACTTACAGATTTGACGAGAATGACATGGAAAATTTAGAAGAGATTCAGGAATCTAGATCAGGATTATATAACTGGAATGATCTTATAGAAAATATTCAAGCTAGTGACGAGGAGTTAAGGGTTGGATTGCAGGCTCTTTCAGCTGTGGAGATCAATGGATATTGGAGATTAGTTGATGAGAATTACATGGACATGATTCTGGAAAtgcttttgaaaaatttagTGTTGAATGACTGGTCACTGAATGCTCTAAATGAAGATGAAGTTGTGAATATGCTGGAATCAGATGGATTTCCGAAGGTGCTTGCAAGGCATTGCTTGCATGTGTATgccaagaaagtaaaagaaaatgattGCATGCAAAGTGGTGTGTGGAAGTTGGATGAGAAGCGGGTATGCATACATTATGCTAGAGAAATCCTGAAAGGAGGTAAGAGGAAGTTAGAGAATTTTATGGAAGAATGGAGGAAGAAGACTCCAGATGAAATGCATCCCACTTTTGATCTTATGGAAGGTGAGGTATTGACAGAGAAAATTGGAGTTGAGACATGGGTTCGTGCCTTCCGTGTCTCTTCGTTGCCTTCCACTCCAGCTGAACGCTTCTCCATTCTTTTCAGAGAGCGTGCGAAATGGGAATGGAAAGATCTACAGCCATATATCAG gGATCTGGATGTACCAGGTCTTTCTGCAGAAGGTTTGCTACTCAAATACACTCGAAAGACACAACCGTCAGCTAATGATGATCCAATTTTCAGTGCAAGATAG